CACGGGTGTGCTCGACGCCCACTACGACCAGGACCTGGAGGTCAGTGACCGGATCAAGGCCGGCCGGTGGAAGCGGCGCTCGCTGCGTCAGCGCGCCCGCGAGGCCGCCGTGCTGCCCATCCGTCGCTTCCTCTGACCCGTCCTCGACCGCGGTGTCGCGCGGCGAGCGATGCGGCTCGTCGTGAACGTGTGATCGGTGGGGAAAAGTGTGACCGGGTAGGGGTCGGGCTCGCCCGGCCCCTACGCGGTCACGCCCCGACGCTCGGCGGCCACGATCGCGTCGAGGAGGCCGGGGAAGGCCCCGTCCGTCTCGGCGCGCCGCAGGGCGTTCATCCGTGAGGTGCCGGCGTAGTACTGCCGGATGAGGCCCGCCTCGCGCAGGATCCGAAAGTGATGTGTGGCCGTGGACTTGCTGACGGGAAGGTCGAACGCCCCGCACTTGATGTCGGTGGGGGAGTCGCGCAGCTGTATGAGGATGCTCCGCCGCACGGGTTCGACGAGGGCTTCGAGCACCTGCTGCAGGGTGATCGTTCGCAGGTCGGGGTGGGGCGGGACGCGATCGGTGTCCATGCCCCCATCGTACGACTGCGATAAAAGTTTGACAGTCATCGCACTTTGGGATGGGGTGCATCGCGACCCTTCCCCAGGTGAAAGGACGACCCGATGACCAGGACGGTGCTGTTCCACGAACTCGGCGGGCCCGAGGTGTTGAGGTTGGAGAACACGGAGGTCGGCGAACCGGGACCCGGTGAGGTGCGGATCCGCGTGGACGCCATCGGCCTGAACCGGGCGGAGGCGCTGTTCCGAGCCGGCCTGTACATCGAACCGGTGAAGCGCTTCCCCGCGCGCCTGGGTTCCGAGGCCGCCGGAGTCGTCGAGGCGGTCGGCGAGGGTGTCACCGGATTACGGCCCGGACAGCCGGTGAGCACCGTTCCCGGCTTCTCGCAGAACGACCACGGGGTGTACGCGGAACGGGCGATCGTGCCCGCCTCCGCGGTGTTGCGCCGCCCCGAGAGCCTCGGAGCCATCGAGGGCGCCGCGGTGTGGATGCCCTACGTGACGGCCTACGGCGCGCTCGTGGAGGTCGGTGGGATGCGGCCCGGTGACACGGTCGTCCTGAACGCGGCGTCCAGCAGTGTGGGCCTCGCCGCCCTTCAGGTCGCCGAACGCATCGGTGCCACCTCGATCGCCCTCACCCGCACCGCCGCGAAGCGCGAAGCCCTGCTGGAACAGGGCGCGGCGGAGGTGATCGTCACCGATGAGGAGGACGTGGTCGAGCGGGTGCTCGCGGCCACCGGCGGCCGGGGAGCCGAGTACGTCTTCGACGCCGTGGCCGGTCCCGGCGTCCTGGAACTGGGGAAGGTGGTCGCCGCCGACGGCATGCTCCTGGTGTACGGCGCCCTGAGTGGCCTGCCGACGCCCTACCCGGGACTCGACCTGGGCATGCCCGCGCTCAACATGCGGACGTACACCATGCTCGAGACGACCGCCCGGCCCGAGCGACTGCGACGGGCGGAGGCCTTCGTGGTCTCCGGCCTGCGGTCGGGCGCCTTCCGGCCCGTGGTGGACCGGACGTTCGAACTGGACGAGATCGTCGAGGCCCACCGGTACCTGGAGTCGAACGCCCAGATCGGCAA
This region of Streptomyces sp. NBC_00513 genomic DNA includes:
- a CDS encoding helix-turn-helix transcriptional regulator, producing the protein MDTDRVPPHPDLRTITLQQVLEALVEPVRRSILIQLRDSPTDIKCGAFDLPVSKSTATHHFRILREAGLIRQYYAGTSRMNALRRAETDGAFPGLLDAIVAAERRGVTA
- a CDS encoding zinc-dependent alcohol dehydrogenase family protein, producing MTRTVLFHELGGPEVLRLENTEVGEPGPGEVRIRVDAIGLNRAEALFRAGLYIEPVKRFPARLGSEAAGVVEAVGEGVTGLRPGQPVSTVPGFSQNDHGVYAERAIVPASAVLRRPESLGAIEGAAVWMPYVTAYGALVEVGGMRPGDTVVLNAASSSVGLAALQVAERIGATSIALTRTAAKREALLEQGAAEVIVTDEEDVVERVLAATGGRGAEYVFDAVAGPGVLELGKVVAADGMLLVYGALSGLPTPYPGLDLGMPALNMRTYTMLETTARPERLRRAEAFVVSGLRSGAFRPVVDRTFELDEIVEAHRYLESNAQIGKIVVTVSH